In a genomic window of Pontibacter liquoris:
- a CDS encoding YsnF/AvaK domain-containing protein → MAQTVIGIFDNAGEAQAAVAELTRNGFNRNNIDVSDRRNADVAATGTVLDTHEEEDTDSIGEFFRNLFGSDKDKHEHYAEVARRGSIVTVHAQSADEAERAADILDNHGAIDIDEHATKYQAGAGMGAAATGQAMGAAATDKNLDVTGTDRTKSIPIIEENLQVGKREVQTGGVRIRSRIVERPVEERLRLREEHVWAERRPVNRPATEADLNSFKEGEMEMTERAEVPVVNKEARVVEEVNLGKKVEEREESIKDTVRKTDVDIEKLTPEEERNRLRNTDRPGPGGPGPDRPGNV, encoded by the coding sequence ATGGCACAAACAGTAATAGGCATTTTTGATAATGCAGGAGAAGCGCAAGCCGCTGTAGCAGAATTAACCCGCAACGGCTTTAACCGCAATAACATTGACGTATCGGACCGCCGCAATGCCGATGTTGCCGCTACGGGCACTGTGCTGGACACACATGAGGAAGAAGACACCGACAGCATCGGCGAATTCTTCAGAAACCTGTTCGGAAGCGACAAAGACAAACACGAACATTATGCTGAAGTGGCCCGCCGGGGCTCTATCGTGACTGTGCATGCCCAATCGGCTGATGAAGCAGAACGTGCAGCCGACATTCTGGATAACCATGGCGCCATCGATATAGACGAACACGCCACAAAATATCAGGCAGGTGCAGGGATGGGCGCCGCCGCAACCGGACAGGCCATGGGAGCTGCTGCTACCGACAAAAACCTGGATGTAACAGGAACTGACCGCACCAAATCTATTCCTATTATTGAAGAGAACCTGCAGGTTGGCAAGCGCGAAGTACAAACAGGTGGTGTGCGCATCCGCAGCCGTATTGTAGAGCGCCCGGTAGAGGAGCGCCTGCGCCTGCGCGAGGAGCATGTATGGGCAGAACGCCGTCCGGTAAACCGTCCGGCTACAGAGGCAGACCTGAACAGCTTTAAGGAGGGCGAGATGGAAATGACCGAACGAGCCGAGGTGCCGGTGGTAAACAAGGAAGCCCGCGTGGTGGAAGAAGTGAACCTGGGTAAAAAAGTAGAGGAACGCGAGGAAAGTATAAAAGACACTGTTCGTAAAACCGACGTGGATATCGAGAAGCTTACGCCGGAGGAAGAACGTAACAGACTTCGCAATACTGACCGCCCCGGACCTGGTGGACCTGGACCTGACCGTCCGGGCAACGTATAA
- a CDS encoding AI-2E family transporter, translated as MTESEPFYKKSTTILFGLILLVYVLYLLADILVPLAFSVLLAVLLNPLYNLLHRLRIPKLLAIILTLLIAILILAGLLYFLSSQIIQFGEMVPQLKERFSLILSNLNSWIETTFGITIEKQMELVKEAANSSKALVGQTLSGALGMFSVLVLIPVYIFLLLLYKPLLLNFIFEVFSKKNSENVTVILGETKSAIQSYIVGLLIEAAVVAVLNAAALLILDVRYAILLGVIGAILNMIPYIGGLIAILLPVLIATVTKEGYTTQLAIVGAYILIQFIDNNILVPRIVSSKVQINALVSILVVLLGGALWGVSGMFLSIPIVAVIKIIFDRIEHLKPWGKLLGDQIPNEYKVQAKTSKTS; from the coding sequence ATGACCGAATCCGAACCTTTTTATAAAAAGAGCACGACCATTTTGTTCGGCCTTATCCTGCTGGTCTATGTGCTCTACCTGCTCGCCGACATACTTGTTCCGCTGGCTTTCTCGGTTTTACTGGCCGTGTTGCTCAACCCCCTCTACAACCTGCTGCACCGGCTGCGCATACCCAAGCTCCTGGCTATTATCCTGACGTTGCTGATTGCCATCCTCATACTGGCCGGGCTGTTATACTTTCTCTCCTCCCAGATCATCCAGTTCGGGGAGATGGTGCCCCAGCTCAAAGAAAGGTTTAGCCTCATCCTTTCGAACCTGAATAGCTGGATCGAAACGACTTTTGGTATCACGATCGAAAAGCAGATGGAACTGGTTAAGGAGGCGGCTAACAGCAGCAAGGCCCTGGTAGGGCAAACACTGAGCGGCGCCCTTGGCATGTTCAGCGTACTGGTGCTGATACCCGTTTATATTTTTCTGCTCCTCCTGTACAAACCCCTTCTCCTGAATTTTATTTTTGAAGTGTTCTCTAAAAAGAACTCCGAGAATGTGACCGTGATACTGGGAGAAACCAAATCAGCCATACAAAGCTATATTGTGGGCCTTCTGATAGAGGCTGCCGTTGTAGCCGTGCTGAATGCGGCCGCCCTGCTTATACTGGATGTACGGTATGCTATTCTGCTGGGCGTAATAGGCGCTATCCTGAACATGATTCCCTACATTGGCGGCCTGATCGCGATCCTGCTGCCTGTGCTGATCGCTACTGTTACTAAGGAGGGGTATACCACCCAACTGGCCATAGTAGGGGCTTACATCCTGATCCAGTTCATCGACAACAACATACTTGTGCCCCGCATTGTCTCTTCCAAAGTGCAGATCAACGCGTTGGTTTCTATCCTGGTGGTGCTGCTGGGCGGCGCGCTGTGGGGGGTATCGGGCATGTTTCTCTCCATCCCGATTGTGGCCGTGATCAAGATCATTTTTGACCGCATCGAGCACCTCAAGCCCTGGGGAAAACTCCTGGGAGATCAGATCCCGAATGAGTATAAGGTACAGGCCAAAACCTCGAAGACTTCCTGA
- a CDS encoding NADP-dependent oxidoreductase, with translation MEAKIIRLASRPKGMPTLENFAFDAQQMPSPQEGELLLKALYISVDPYMRGRMSDAKSYVAPYAVGEPITGGVVAEVVESRHAHFAKGDVVLGTLPWQTYCISDGSGLNKLPQKVAPLSYYLGILGMPGLTAYCGLFLIGAPKAGETVVVSGAAGAVGTVVGQLAKINGCRVVGIAGSDEKIRYLTEELGFDVALNYKTTHNIGAAIAEACPDGVDIYFDNVGGEISDGVYARINKFARIAICGQIATYNATTPPVGPRVEGTLLKKSALMKGFIVSDYASHFGEATRDLARWVQEGKLQYQEHIIEGFENLPNAFFGLFTGENTGKQLVKVAEPSPIQT, from the coding sequence ATGGAAGCAAAAATTATACGATTGGCAAGCCGGCCCAAAGGTATGCCCACCTTAGAAAACTTTGCATTTGATGCGCAGCAAATGCCATCGCCGCAAGAGGGAGAGTTGCTGCTGAAAGCCTTATATATTTCGGTGGACCCCTACATGCGCGGACGCATGAGCGATGCCAAATCGTATGTAGCACCTTATGCTGTAGGCGAACCCATCACGGGCGGCGTGGTGGCCGAAGTGGTGGAAAGCAGGCACGCGCACTTTGCAAAAGGCGATGTGGTACTGGGTACGCTTCCCTGGCAAACCTACTGCATTTCAGATGGCTCCGGGCTGAACAAGTTACCCCAAAAGGTCGCGCCCCTCAGCTATTACCTGGGTATTCTGGGCATGCCAGGCCTTACAGCGTACTGCGGCCTGTTTCTGATCGGCGCACCAAAAGCCGGAGAGACCGTGGTGGTGTCCGGTGCGGCCGGGGCCGTGGGGACGGTGGTGGGCCAGCTGGCAAAAATCAATGGCTGCCGGGTAGTAGGTATTGCCGGATCGGATGAGAAGATCCGCTACCTGACCGAGGAGCTCGGCTTTGATGTTGCTCTTAACTATAAAACTACCCACAACATTGGCGCAGCCATTGCAGAAGCCTGTCCGGATGGTGTGGACATATACTTTGACAACGTGGGAGGGGAGATCTCTGATGGCGTTTATGCCCGGATAAACAAGTTCGCCCGCATTGCTATTTGCGGCCAGATCGCGACGTACAATGCCACCACGCCTCCTGTCGGGCCGCGGGTGGAAGGAACGCTGCTGAAAAAAAGTGCCCTGATGAAGGGGTTTATTGTTAGCGACTATGCCAGCCACTTCGGGGAAGCTACCCGGGACCTGGCCCGGTGGGTGCAGGAAGGGAAGCTGCAGTACCAGGAGCATATTATCGAAGGGTTTGAGAATCTGCCAAACGCTTTTTTCGGCTTGTTTACCGGCGAAAATACCGGCAAGCAGTTGGTGAAAGTAGCCGAACCATCGCCAATACAAACCTAG